A stretch of DNA from Bernardetia sp.:
GTGTAGATACACCAAAAAAGATGAAAAAACGATTGAGTTAGAACGTTTTGATGCTTTTCGCTTTGTGCCTTTGTTGGGAGAAAATGGGTTTTAAAGAGTTTTTAAGTAGGTGTTCTTTTCGATTCTCCATTTCCAAATTTTTCCTTCCTCTGGGTGCTCAATTTCTTCAATTTTATCAAATCCACATTTTATTAGAATTTTAGTAGATGAGTTTTCTTCTCCCAAAGTGTGTGCAATTACTGATTTTACTAGCTTTTGCTTAAATGCTCTTTCCACTAGCTCTTTTGCCATTTCAGTTCCCAATCCTTGATTGCGATAGCTTTTAGCTATTTCATATCCAATTTCTACTTCACCAAATACATTTGGTTTGCCTTTATAACCACCACTTCCTATCAGTTTTTTGTCTTTTTTATGTATGGGGAAATATGTCCACCATCCTTTCTCATCTTGGCTTTCTGATAGTTTATTTAATGCATACTGAAGAGCTTCAATACCAAACTCTGTCCAATCTTCACAAACCACTATGTTTAGTTCTTTTTCTAATTCCTTATCTCCTTTTATTGCTGTCTTTAAAATGTTTGGATTACACTCAATGAGTGAAAGTCGTTTTTTAGTCATAGTTTTGTTTGATTAGATTTGAGTTTTTTAATTCGGATTCCAATAATAACCTTCTGAAAAAGGCTCAAATCCTTTTGGTTCGCCTAGCCTTTCCCAAGCTACATCATTGAGAAAAAGATAGCCAAAAGAAGCATTTTGTAAAATAATTTCCTCTATTGCCATTTGAGAAAAAGCATCAATGGCATCTACACCAAAAGCAGCAGCCACATAAGGTGGGGCAACTGAGAGCAATGAAAAAATCTCTGAAACAGCTTCTTGTAGAAATGTTGAATTTACAGCAGCAGGAAGTGCATTTCGTTGTGCATATTCTAGTTCTTCTTCTGTGTCAAAACTCAAAAGTCCTTCAAAAGAAATACAGGCTATCCAATATCCGTCGCCTCTACGTGTCATGTTAGCTTCAGTAGCTATGCGTTTTCCATTAGAAACAACAGGGATATTCTCATCAAAGTACTTACAAAATTCTTGTGCTGCTTCATAGCCTTTACATTCTGCAACGAGGTTATAATATTTCATTTTGCTTTAGTAATTTAAAAATCAATTTCTT
This window harbors:
- a CDS encoding GNAT family N-acetyltransferase, whose amino-acid sequence is MTKKRLSLIECNPNILKTAIKGDKELEKELNIVVCEDWTEFGIEALQYALNKLSESQDEKGWWTYFPIHKKDKKLIGSGGYKGKPNVFGEVEIGYEIAKSYRNQGLGTEMAKELVERAFKQKLVKSVIAHTLGEENSSTKILIKCGFDKIEEIEHPEEGKIWKWRIEKNTYLKTL